The following nucleotide sequence is from Streptomyces bathyalis.
GGCTGTTCGCGGAGCCGCCGGGACAGCTCGACGCGCTGCACCTTCAGCGTGGCGGTCTGCGGAAGTTCGGCCTGCGGGATCTGGATCGGGTCGGCCAGCTGAGGGAAGCCGGCAACAGCCGTGCGCCAGCGCTCTCGGTCCAGCGGCTTGTCGTCGTGGGTGCAGATCACTGGAACCGCCTCGTCGTCCTGACCGGGCACCACCACCAGCTCACTCAGCTCGTCCAGCTTGCCCAGGACGAGGTCCTCGATCTCCAGGCTGCTGTCGACCCCGGGGATCATGTCGACCTCGCGGTCGAGCATGTGGAGGCAGCCCGCCTTGGTGCGGTAACCCACGTCCCCGGTCCGCCACCAGGCGCCGTGCCTGTTCGCGTCGTACCGGTCCTGCTCGCCGAAGTAGGTCTTGGCCAGGCCGTCCCAACTGACCTCGATGAAGCCGGGGTTGCGCTTGGAGGGCCGCTTGCCGTTCGGGCTCACCACCCGCACCTTCGCGCACCCCGGCATTGCGAACCCGACGCAGCGTCCGTTCGTCCGGTGCGCCGACCTGCGGAAGTACGCTCGACCGACGGCCGGGCCGACCTCGCTCTGCCCGTAGATCTGGAAGAAGAGGGGAGCACGCCGCTCGGACGAGCTGAGCAGCCGGCTCATGGTCCGGGGATGGATCGCGTCGAAGGTGCTGCTGAAGTACTTCACCGACGCGAATGGCCTGCGCGGGTCGTCGGCGAGCGGCTCCCATTCCATCAGCGAATTGGGCAGCGCCTCGATGAGCCCCGGCCGATTGTCGAGGAGGAACCGGCCGGCCTCGTCCGGATCGGACTCGTTCATCAGCAGCACCGGCATCTCCTTGAAGAGCGCCAGAGCCAACGCCGCGAACATCCGCGAGTGCACGAAGGAAATGTGGATCGCGACGGTCTCCCGCTTCCGCATCAGCGACAGGAGCCGCCA
It contains:
- a CDS encoding class I adenylate-forming enzyme family protein — encoded protein: MKDSQLHRTIRQRGLHLGVVPERAAAKNGSTTVTLDHDLDVLPEAGRRLTVAELAEHVDDLAGRLWAAGVRTDDHLVVHKTANSDVCLLAMAAARIGAIPVMLSPALDGATVGALLRRLDQPTLLTDVHKLDVLADEPVADLTRRVLIVSGDRPGAVSLGELAGSPRVEPVFRPLDEPALITHTSGTTGLPKLVVHTPRTQGLRLTPQWRLLSLMRKRETVAIHISFVHSRMFAALALALFKEMPVLLMNESDPDEAGRFLLDNRPGLIEALPNSLMEWEPLADDPRRPFASVKYFSSTFDAIHPRTMSRLLSSSERRAPLFFQIYGQSEVGPAVGRAYFRRSAHRTNGRCVGFAMPGCAKVRVVSPNGKRPSKRNPGFIEVSWDGLAKTYFGEQDRYDANRHGAWWRTGDVGYRTKAGCLHMLDREVDMIPGVDSSLEIEDLVLGKLDELSELVVVPGQDDEAVPVICTHDDKPLDRERWRTAVAGFPQLADPIQIPQAELPQTATLKVQRVELSRRLREQPQPRG